In one window of Brenneria goodwinii DNA:
- a CDS encoding DUF481 domain-containing protein, producing MTLSKHVISSLSLAITLASTGITESRADTIWLTNGDQISGKITLLDGGKLFITTDYAGSISVSWDKVKTFETDHGLVIQGERYKEGELYPVVKAGENRAIIATPSISNDAAGPQTLQLSDITSIVAQKPLVTDLSWKGNIDAGMSHKKSSTETENYDATLSTQARHGTWRHNIDASYHLAKENDVESTKNAGGEYALDKFLDENWFWQGRYQYKRDWIENIKISRSFGLGPGYQFWDNDLGAFSLTSLVSTQTYVYQDNDEDNFYTGGVKWDYNRFLFSKSVEAFTSGELGRSFDSTAPLYLKADAGLRFKLTNWSSLSMKVSRTRTESKQGDVNDTLYTMGVGVGW from the coding sequence ATGACACTATCCAAACACGTAATATCTTCCCTGAGTCTGGCTATCACCCTTGCCTCCACGGGCATTACTGAAAGCCGTGCTGACACCATTTGGCTAACGAACGGCGACCAGATCAGCGGTAAGATCACACTGCTCGACGGCGGTAAATTGTTCATCACCACCGATTATGCGGGCTCAATCTCCGTTTCATGGGATAAGGTAAAAACCTTTGAAACCGATCATGGGCTGGTGATTCAGGGCGAACGTTATAAGGAAGGCGAACTCTATCCGGTGGTTAAGGCCGGGGAAAATCGCGCGATTATCGCTACGCCATCCATTTCCAACGACGCTGCCGGCCCGCAAACATTGCAGCTCTCGGATATTACCTCCATTGTTGCCCAGAAGCCGCTGGTAACGGATCTATCCTGGAAAGGCAACATTGATGCAGGGATGTCACACAAGAAAAGTTCGACTGAAACAGAAAATTATGACGCCACCCTTAGTACGCAGGCCCGGCATGGCACCTGGCGTCACAATATTGACGCCAGCTATCACCTGGCAAAAGAAAACGACGTAGAAAGCACCAAGAATGCCGGCGGCGAATATGCGCTGGATAAGTTTCTGGATGAGAACTGGTTTTGGCAAGGTCGTTACCAATACAAACGTGATTGGATCGAGAATATTAAAATCAGCCGTTCATTCGGTCTTGGTCCTGGCTATCAGTTCTGGGATAACGATCTTGGCGCATTTTCACTGACGTCATTGGTTAGTACCCAGACGTATGTCTATCAGGATAACGATGAAGATAACTTCTACACTGGCGGCGTAAAATGGGATTACAACCGTTTTCTGTTCAGTAAATCGGTGGAAGCCTTCACCAGCGGTGAACTGGGTCGCTCCTTCGACTCTACCGCCCCGCTTTACCTGAAAGCCGATGCCGGTTTGCGTTTCAAACTGACCAACTGGTCTTCTTTGAGTATGAAGGTGTCGCGTACCCGCACCGAAAGCAAGCAGGGTGATGTTAACGATACGTTGTACACCATGGGGGTGGGCGTCGGCTGGTAA
- a CDS encoding gamma-glutamylcyclotransferase — MLTRDFLQKADCRTSFGCIDESLLLTPQQRTASLEKTLARRPDCGPVWVFGYGSLMWNPVFDAEEACLATLHDWHRAFCLRLTAGRGTTNRPGRMLALIPGGKTTGLAFRLSESSLREDLELLWKREMLTGCYRPEWFELQQKNGDIVTALVFVSAMEHPLIEEDTCIQRVAPLIAQASGPLGTNAQYLFALEQELKNYGMEDNELSELAQQVRRLQQQQDAADNEGQR; from the coding sequence GTGTTAACACGTGATTTTTTGCAGAAAGCGGATTGTAGGACGTCTTTTGGATGTATTGATGAATCGTTATTACTCACGCCGCAACAGCGTACCGCGTCATTAGAAAAGACGTTGGCCCGTCGTCCCGATTGCGGCCCGGTTTGGGTATTTGGCTATGGTTCACTGATGTGGAACCCGGTTTTTGATGCAGAAGAAGCCTGTCTGGCTACCTTGCATGACTGGCATCGGGCTTTTTGCCTGCGCCTGACTGCCGGGCGGGGGACGACGAACCGTCCAGGCCGCATGCTGGCATTGATACCGGGCGGGAAAACCACCGGGCTGGCTTTTCGTTTGTCTGAGTCTTCATTGCGTGAAGATCTGGAACTACTGTGGAAGCGTGAAATGCTGACGGGGTGTTATCGCCCTGAATGGTTTGAACTGCAGCAGAAAAATGGTGACATTGTCACCGCATTGGTCTTCGTTTCAGCCATGGAACATCCGCTCATTGAAGAAGACACCTGTATTCAAAGGGTGGCCCCGCTCATAGCCCAAGCCAGCGGGCCGCTGGGAACCAATGCGCAGTATCTGTTCGCGCTCGAACAAGAATTGAAAAACTATGGAATGGAAGACAACGAGTTAAGCGAATTGGCTCAGCAGGTTCGTCGGCTGCAACAACAGCAAGATGCTGCGGATAATGAAGGTCAGCGCTGA
- a CDS encoding acyltransferase family protein, whose amino-acid sequence MKEVSKERFIGLEWLRFLLGCYVMVYHTVHIYPQRDRVPFLNELTSMGFFATSTFFVLSGFLLAHVYIRDGRLREPARRFWAKRLFNLYPIHIIALLASIAVVTLMQWLAIPPEGQVASARFVIYDTNEPNVDPQTLRHYMTNAQLAFNGLLQLLMLQAWNPYFLTFNAPLWSLSTLFFFYLTFPLLAPRLLRSVHPWMWMGIVCLLYLVPPIWIIWQQQYGMPYTGLLQRGPIFRLPEFLAGILGYAIFRNYRQKGIDPLSKGQYYGIILFIIANFIIGTWLFTHGEAYWYFLLHNGLLLPAQVALVCISALAREPNSDWLRHWSPRLGASSLSIFALHVPLFNLFRTLEQLVRGDPLACFSDWGQCIAAAGQVQLSLTGYAIFLLSTVVLCVLFQEQIVFRVRQFLTARYLNNNLQPRSQSAT is encoded by the coding sequence ATGAAGGAAGTCAGTAAAGAGCGATTTATCGGGCTGGAATGGCTGCGATTTTTGCTCGGTTGCTATGTGATGGTTTATCACACGGTGCATATTTATCCCCAGCGTGACCGCGTGCCGTTTTTAAATGAACTCACCAGTATGGGATTTTTTGCCACCAGCACGTTTTTTGTCCTGTCCGGCTTTTTATTGGCGCATGTTTACATAAGAGACGGGCGTCTGCGTGAACCCGCGCGCCGGTTCTGGGCTAAACGTTTATTTAATCTCTATCCGATTCATATTATTGCGTTGCTGGCGTCGATTGCGGTCGTCACCCTGATGCAATGGCTTGCCATACCGCCCGAAGGGCAAGTCGCCAGCGCCCGTTTTGTGATTTATGACACCAACGAGCCGAACGTCGATCCGCAAACGCTGCGCCACTATATGACTAACGCGCAATTGGCGTTCAACGGTCTATTGCAGCTATTAATGTTGCAGGCATGGAACCCGTATTTCCTGACGTTCAATGCCCCGTTGTGGTCGCTTTCCACCCTTTTCTTTTTCTATCTGACGTTTCCCCTGCTGGCGCCCCGCCTGCTCAGAAGCGTTCATCCCTGGATGTGGATGGGGATCGTTTGCCTGTTATACCTGGTACCGCCGATTTGGATTATCTGGCAACAGCAGTACGGCATGCCCTATACCGGCTTATTGCAACGCGGACCCATCTTCCGTTTACCTGAGTTTCTGGCCGGGATTCTGGGTTATGCCATCTTCCGCAACTACCGTCAAAAGGGAATAGATCCGCTAAGCAAGGGACAGTACTACGGCATTATTCTCTTCATTATTGCCAATTTTATTATTGGCACCTGGCTGTTCACCCATGGTGAGGCGTATTGGTATTTTCTGCTGCATAACGGCTTACTGCTGCCGGCACAGGTAGCGCTGGTCTGCATTAGTGCGTTAGCCCGTGAACCCAATAGCGATTGGCTGCGGCATTGGTCGCCGCGACTGGGCGCTTCATCGTTATCAATCTTCGCGCTGCATGTGCCGTTGTTTAATTTATTTCGTACGCTTGAGCAGTTGGTGCGAGGCGATCCGCTGGCCTGCTTTAGCGATTGGGGTCAATGTATCGCCGCTGCCGGACAGGTTCAGCTATCCCTGACGGGCTACGCTATTTTCCTGCTATCCACCGTGGTGCTGTGCGTGCTGTTCCAGGAACAAATTGTTTTCCGTGTACGTCAATTTTTGACGGCGCGTTATCTAAATAACAACCTGCAGCCCCGCTCACAAAGCGCAACCTAA